One genomic segment of Devosia sp. includes these proteins:
- a CDS encoding DNA cytosine methyltransferase, with protein MNGKVYYNEHDPKISRWLKQLIADGHLPAGDVDTRSIEDVTPGELDGYRQCHFFAGIGGWALAAQQAGWPADRELWSGSCPCQPFSQAGARTGFADERHLWPAWHWLIQECQPPTIVGEQVASKDANPWLDLVQADLEALGYAFGATAFPAAGVGSPQIRDRIYWMADAAFGEERWPREGVEGEAGQDRGRRPDGALSHSWRHPDWVVCSDGRYRPIEPGSEPLAHGVPARVELLRGYGNAVCVPAAREFLSFHPVFDVQPNRHDEELVGA; from the coding sequence ATGAATGGCAAAGTCTATTACAACGAGCATGACCCCAAGATCTCGCGCTGGCTCAAGCAGCTCATCGCAGATGGACATCTTCCAGCAGGCGATGTCGACACTCGTTCAATCGAAGACGTCACCCCGGGAGAACTCGATGGCTATCGACAGTGCCACTTCTTCGCCGGCATCGGGGGCTGGGCCCTCGCAGCCCAGCAGGCTGGATGGCCCGCCGACCGAGAGCTTTGGTCAGGCAGTTGCCCGTGTCAGCCTTTCTCCCAAGCGGGCGCGAGAACTGGGTTTGCTGACGAGCGGCACCTTTGGCCCGCCTGGCACTGGCTCATCCAAGAGTGTCAGCCTCCAACAATCGTTGGAGAGCAGGTTGCGAGCAAGGACGCAAATCCTTGGCTCGACCTTGTACAAGCTGACTTGGAGGCGCTGGGCTACGCCTTTGGGGCCACGGCGTTTCCGGCTGCTGGCGTCGGCTCGCCCCAAATCCGCGACCGCATATACTGGATGGCCGACGCCGCGTTTGGGGAAGAGCGGTGGCCGAGGGAAGGCGTCGAGGGCGAAGCAGGGCAGGATCGAGGACGTCGCCCAGACGGCGCCCTTTCACATTCATGGCGACATCCCGACTGGGTCGTTTGCTCAGATGGACGATATCGTCCCATTGAACCCGGATCTGAGCCGCTGGCTCATGGGGTACCCGCCCGAGTGGAGCTGCTCAGGGGTTACGGCAATGCAGTCTGCGTCCCGGCCGCCCGCGAGTTTCTCTCGTTTCATCCAGTATTTGACGTTCAGCCCAACAGGCACGACGAGGAACTGGTTGGCGCGTGA